The Candidatus Scalindua japonica genome includes the window GTTTTCTTGCACCTATGTATTCAAATAATTTGCCGGTAAGTACAGATTTTGAACGCTCACACGTATAGATTACGAGTAGTAACAAATCTGCTTCGGCCTGATATTGAAGGCTTTTGTCGTGAGAAACATGACCCTTCAGCTCAACAACATTCTCCAGGCCCATCTCTTTTACAAATGTTTCATTGTTTTTTCCAAAATCACCAACAAAGTATACTCTTATAATGCTAGAAACGTTCTTTTCTTTAAACAATTTGGACAACCCCTGCAAAAAATAATATGGGCTTTGGTCTATATCTGATGGTGGAACATTATCATTAAAGGTACCGGTAAAAGTTATTAATAATTTATCATCTACTCTTTTTTTTAATCTGGAATGATTGAAGTCGTCATGATCATAACCGTTAGTAATGGTAATAAATTTCTCTTTTTCTATCCACGGATATCTATCTATATAGTCTTTTCGCATAGTGTTAGTTGCAAATATAGCCTTACTGGCCTGTCTTAAGACTACGCCTTCCCATAACCGATGGAGCCAATTATCCCAAAGCTTTCTTGGATTTAATGTCCATGCGTCTCTGAAGTCGAGTATTAAAGGAACTCCTCCTAACATACTCAAAAAATTACCAACCAAAAAGGCAGACCAGGGATAACCGGATACATATATGATAGATATATCCTCTTTTGCTAAAAGACGTAAACCTTTAATAAATGTACTTGGCGCCCAGGAATTCTTTTCATCCGGAAACCAGAGAGTATTGTAAAGTAGTTTTCTCAGCTTTAATATTTTTTTTGTAAATAGTGCTTTTTTACTTGTTTTGTTGGTACCTTTTTTGGTTTTACGATTCAAGAATTTTACAACTCTGGCAATCGTACCTATTTCCCTGGTCCTGATAACTTCAACTTCGTCCGGAATCTTATTTATTAAGGAAGGATCATTTGGGTGAAAATGATCGTATCCATCTCGAACTGTCAGCACTAATGGATGCCATCCATATTTCGGAAGATATTTAACAAACTTTATCGTTCTTTGTACAGGCACTCCTCCAAATGGTGGAAAGTAGTAAGCGATCATCAGTATTTTCTTTTGTTTCATAATTATTTATTAATACTAATCACAAAAGGTAAGACGGCCATCAACATTTTCTAATAAACAGGCCCGAATGCCAGTTGAAAATATATTGATATTTCTTATTTTGGTTTAAGCATTTATTACATGTTTAGCATTCCACGTCGGCAACGACTCATCGAACACAATTGCAATACCAATTAAATATTGGATTTCTAGCTGTTAATTCTTGTATACGGTTATTCTAATTCTTCCATGTTTTATTATTAAAATCCGAAATTTGCAACCTGAAACCCACATTAATCATAGTCCGAACACCTTCTTCCAAACAGCAAAATTTATAAGTCTCCAAATAATGGTTATGCCACATTTTACCTGACTATTTATAAGTAAATCCCAGTCCTTTAATAGTTTCTTAGTATTAATAAACTCTTCCAACTCAGGCGTGAAATAATCTTTCAATTCATCTTTCATTTCATTAAGCCATCTAAATTCAGGTGTAGCAAAACCTACTTTATCTTTCCTTAATCTAATTTCTTCCGGTATTACCCCTCTTATAGACTCTCTTAAAATATACTTACTCCAACCATTATGTATCTTATAAACAGAAGGTATCTGAAAAACATATTCAATGAGTTCTATATCATCCGCAAAAGGTGTTCTTGCCTCTATTGAGAATCTCATAGAATTTCTATCTTCATACCTCAGCAGAGATTTAAGACTTTGCCTATTTATGTGCTTATATAACATATGGTTCAATGACGTATCTGCTTTATCTTTTAGCAATTCTAATCTTTCACTGTTTTCATCCCAAAAACCAGCATTCAAATAGTTAAACTCCTTGATATTAGCCTTAAAAAGATATTTTTTAATGGGAGAAGGAAAATACCTTGCGCTATACAACTTTACAAGGGATGTAAGTAAAAATCTCATATTTATTGGAGAATTATCAAGATTTTTCAATTCTTTTACAAACGTACCAATATTTACATTTTTCAATATCTCCGCAAAAAATGTTCTATAATACGCCTGGTACCCCGCAAAAAGCTCGTCTGCTCCCTGTCCATCCAACAATACCTTTATATTAGATTCCTTTGCAAGCTTCATGACTCTATATTGAGCATATATACTTGTAGAACCAAACGGTATATCCTGTGTGTAAACCAGATCTTCTAAATCTTCAAGGAAATCCTTAGAATCAGGGAATGTCCGATACCAGGAAGTTTTTGTACTTTCAGCTACTAACTGCGCCCATTTACTTTCGTCTACTGATTTGTCATTCTCATAACAGGCGGTAAACACGCTTTGCCTTTCACCTATTTGAGCAATACTCTCCTTTCCAAGAATTTCGTTTACTATACATACTATCGCAGAACTATCAATACCACCACTCAAACATGAGCCTACAGGTACATCCGAACGAAGTCTTAATGATACGGCGTTTAATATACGTTCTTTGATTTTTTCTGTAAAATGTTTCAAATTACTTTTATCAAATCGTTGCCAACTTTCTGAATATTCTAAGCTATAGTATTGCCATTTTTTAAAAGCGTTTGTTGATAAACAATAATGAAATGCATGAGAAGGCTGAAGCTCATAAATATTCTTAAAAAATCCTTCCTCATCATTTTCCTGCCAGTTAAACACAAAATAATCAAATACCGCATTTGAATTAATACCTGTTTTAAACATAGGTATACTTTTTAATGATTTTATTTCTGAAGCAAAAGCAAAGAAATTTGAATCTAAATAATAATATAGAGGCTTTACACCTGTCCTGTCTCTTGCACCAAATAACCCATTCTTTCTTTTGTCATAAATAACAAATGACCACATCCCATTTAATTTACTCAGACAGTTTTCTCCCCACTCTTCATATGCAGCTAAAAGAACCTCCGTATCTGTATTTGTGAAGAAGTCATATCCTAAAGCCTTTAATTCTTCTCTTAATTCTACATAATTATAAATTTCACCGTTATGAATTATCCAGAGATTTTTATCCCTGTTGCTCATCGGTTGATGTCCAAGCGAAGAGAGATCAAGTATGGACAGCCTTCTATGTCCAAGAAACATGTTTACCTCCTTGTCAAAAACTTCAATCCTTGAATGATCCACTTTACTATCAGGTCCAGCTAGAGCATAACCTTCTTTTGCATTAGTATTTATCGCCAAAAAACCCTCATCATCCGGACCTCTATGCTTGAGTGCATTGTTCATCCTTACTATCCACTCAGGTTTAACCCTCTGTTTACTACAATATATTCCAGTTATTCCACACATTAAGGTATTATCCCTCTAATTATATGTCGATGGATTTCAGTTATAAGATTTTTAATACTTGGCATTTCGGATTCTTTCATTCCTGAAAGAATGTGTTTGTGATGAGGAAATGTGCTAATATTTGGATAATGAGGCGCATTATCATACCGAAATATCAAGTTGTTTTTGGAATCCATATAATGGTATCGGTAGTTAATAATAGGGTTACTTTCTCTGAAGTGAATATGCTGAAAAAAATTCAAAAGAGAATTATCTATAAACTTAACTTTCGCTTTAATATAGGCAGAATTGGGACTTGTATGAACCCTTTGGATATCAGAAAAAAATACTAAAGAATTATCTTTTATTACTCTATCTATTTCATCCAAATGTGTCTCTATCATTTTATCAACTCTTTTAAGCACTCCTTAGTTTTTTTCCATTCCCTAATTCCATCAATTAAGGCTTTCCACTCAAAAAAGTCTTCTTCATCACCCATTTCCCCTTTCTGGAATAGATTATGAAATTCATTTGAAGATAAATTGTATTTTTCTTCAAAAAACTTACATTTGTTTTTTAATTCATGATCAGCTAAATCACAGATTTTCTCTTCTCTTTTAATCGAAGAAATTAAGCTTCCTTTTGTAGCCATAATATAATCTCCTTTTTTGAAAAATCGTTACTATTTATTCCCAAATGAACATGGGTTTGTATGAATAAAAAAATCCTTCTTCACCCACGATGTGCAGGTAGGTTTTCTCTTTTTCATCACACGCTCTAGTAGTATACCACCTATATTCGACTGATTCACCATTTAACTTAATGTGCATCAGTAACATAAACTACAGGATCATTCTCTGTAAAATGAACCTCTCTTCTTATTGCTTCTACAAGCTCATACCTGCATCCTTGACTGAAGTACCATTTGTCCAAATTTCTTCAAAATTGGAAATTTCAAAATACAATTTACCATCATTTATTTTGGTTCTCCTCCCGGTCAGTTTGCATTGCAAAAACTTGCTTATTATTTATTGTAAGTTGTGTATTAAACATAAATAGTATGAGTACAAAGACCCAATTTTGCATTAATCTTTAATTGTTCTATAAAGATTTATTAATTTCTTAGAGTCATTCTTCCAACATAACTCATTTTTAGCATTTTTTATGTTGTCTTTTAAGGAAAGATAGTAATCCCGGTCTTCGAGCAAGGCCCTTATTGCTTTTACAGATTCCCTTTCATTGTCTGAGTCTACTGCATACCCACTTTATATTTTTCTACAATTTTTCTCATTTCTACAAATCCTTTATCTATTACTATCGATAATCCGGCCGCCATCGCCTCAAATAATTTATTGGGCATAGAATACTTATAAGAAAGCGGCTTAGGTTTAACTAAATAGATTTCAATGTCTGCACCGCTTAGATACTCCAAGATCTCATTGTATTTTACCTAACCCGAACAAAATACAATTCTGTTTCTCTCCCCAAGTTTATCGCTCAAGTTAATCAGATAAATTTGATAGTCTTTATCAATCTTACCCATCAAGACCAACATAACATTTAAATCTCCTGGGATTGATAAAATATTTATTATCCTCTTAATTTTGCGATCTTCAGATATTGCACCGTGAAATATACTAAAATCGATTTGGTTTTTGACTTCTTAAAAAACCAGATCTTAGTTGCAGTTATGCTCGGGCAAAATTGTTTTTGGATTATTGCCGAAAACAATTTTGAGATGAGTCTATCATCAGTTTTTTGCCATCTTTTATTGTCAGAAGCTCTTGAAGCTTTTCTGAATACGGAACGTTTTCAAATGAAATTGTATTCCTTAAGACCAAAGGGCGATTAGCAAGTTTATAGTCATTTTTGAGCAGATCAGCTATACATTCAGAAACCGTAATTACTGACTTGCATTTTGATATAAAGAGTCTCTCAAAAAATATCCTAGCGCTATTGGTAACATAACATTTCAATATTTTCAGGAAATAATTCTTAGAGGGGCTGTAGGTTAAAAATAATTCCCCTCAACCTTTTTATTTACTCCAGAAGGGAAAATTGCAGGAACGAATCCTATGAAGTTTCGTTTAATTATTAGTAATCTAATGATATCCTCTGCCATATTGTCAATTAAAGTTGTTCAATTTTCTATTATACTATTGCCAATTTTTTTAACACAATGGATCATCCTCATAAACATCCTTCATCCTACTTGCGATCTTTATGGGATCATGCCACTTTTCAACGTAAGCTCTACTTTTTTCTCCAATCATTGGTAAAGAATTTCTATCTTCTATAGTTTCTTTAAGTACTTCGTAAAGATTATCAGGATTAGCTTTAATTATT containing:
- a CDS encoding glycosyltransferase — translated: MKQKKILMIAYYFPPFGGVPVQRTIKFVKYLPKYGWHPLVLTVRDGYDHFHPNDPSLINKIPDEVEVIRTREIGTIARVVKFLNRKTKKGTNKTSKKALFTKKILKLRKLLYNTLWFPDEKNSWAPSTFIKGLRLLAKEDISIIYVSGYPWSAFLVGNFLSMLGGVPLILDFRDAWTLNPRKLWDNWLHRLWEGVVLRQASKAIFATNTMRKDYIDRYPWIEKEKFITITNGYDHDDFNHSRLKKRVDDKLLITFTGTFNDNVPPSDIDQSPYYFLQGLSKLFKEKNVSSIIRVYFVGDFGKNNETFVKEMGLENVVELKGHVSHDKSLQYQAEADLLLLVIYTCERSKSVLTGKLFEYIGARKPILALVPEGEAKDLIVKDRLGITVDPRDIDGIKDSILDFYEKWKDNKLKFEENNNVFEKYEMRVLTKKLVDVIEEAFN
- the asnB gene encoding asparagine synthase (glutamine-hydrolyzing), coding for MCGITGIYCSKQRVKPEWIVRMNNALKHRGPDDEGFLAINTNAKEGYALAGPDSKVDHSRIEVFDKEVNMFLGHRRLSILDLSSLGHQPMSNRDKNLWIIHNGEIYNYVELREELKALGYDFFTNTDTEVLLAAYEEWGENCLSKLNGMWSFVIYDKRKNGLFGARDRTGVKPLYYYLDSNFFAFASEIKSLKSIPMFKTGINSNAVFDYFVFNWQENDEEGFFKNIYELQPSHAFHYCLSTNAFKKWQYYSLEYSESWQRFDKSNLKHFTEKIKERILNAVSLRLRSDVPVGSCLSGGIDSSAIVCIVNEILGKESIAQIGERQSVFTACYENDKSVDESKWAQLVAESTKTSWYRTFPDSKDFLEDLEDLVYTQDIPFGSTSIYAQYRVMKLAKESNIKVLLDGQGADELFAGYQAYYRTFFAEILKNVNIGTFVKELKNLDNSPINMRFLLTSLVKLYSARYFPSPIKKYLFKANIKEFNYLNAGFWDENSERLELLKDKADTSLNHMLYKHINRQSLKSLLRYEDRNSMRFSIEARTPFADDIELIEYVFQIPSVYKIHNGWSKYILRESIRGVIPEEIRLRKDKVGFATPEFRWLNEMKDELKDYFTPELEEFINTKKLLKDWDLLINSQVKCGITIIWRLINFAVWKKVFGL
- a CDS encoding toxin-antitoxin system TumE family protein, with the translated sequence MIETHLDEIDRVIKDNSLVFFSDIQRVHTSPNSAYIKAKVKFIDNSLLNFFQHIHFRESNPIINYRYHYMDSKNNLIFRYDNAPHYPNISTFPHHKHILSGMKESEMPSIKNLITEIHRHIIRGIIP